In Gadus macrocephalus chromosome 11, ASM3116895v1, a single genomic region encodes these proteins:
- the ndufaf6 gene encoding NADH dehydrogenase (ubiquinone) complex I, assembly factor 6 isoform X1 codes for MAFSVGARHGILASKCWLFHALPGTLSPHIIAIQRSAEIQTLRGSSHSNTDSQHNEAYCIDLVRKRDYDGFVCSLLSPEVSRRSSLALRAFNVELAQVKDSVSQKTIGLMRMQFWKATIEEIYRDDAPLQPVSTELWKAVKQHGLTKRWLLRIITEREKDMEDRAYRNLQELEAYSENTQSSLLYLLLESLGVKNVHADHAASHIGKAQGIVTCLRAVPYHSSRRKVYLPMDVCMLHGASQEDFIRGSREQNVRDVTYDIASQAHVHLEHARSFSKNVPASAAPAFLQTVHTHACRTHTVNSAAVRPSSHYTIGSSSSSSPVWFLHLFPLVAPLT; via the exons ATGGCTTTTAGTGTTGGTGCACGGCATGGCATTTTAGCTAGTAAATGTTGGCTTTTTCACGCTCTCCCGGGGACATTGTCGCCACATATAATCGCTATTCAGAGATCGGCTGAAATACAGACCCTGCGAGGTTCATCCcactcaaacacagactcacaacACAACGAGGCATACTGCATCGATCTTGTGAG GAAGCGAGACTATGACGGGTTTGTGTGCTCTCTGCTGTCCCCGGAGGTCTCCCGGCGTTCATCCCTGGCCCTGAGAGCCTTCAACGTGGAGCTGGCCCAG GTCAAAGACTCTGTTTCCCAGAAGACGATTGGTCTGATGCGCATGCAGTTCTGGAAGGCGACGATAGAGGAGATCTACAGGGATGACGCCCCCTTACAGCCGGTCTCCACGGAGCTGTGGAAG GCGGTGAAGCAACACGGTCTGACCAAGAGATGGTTGCTGAGGATCATTACAGAGAGG GAGAAAGACATGGAGGACCGAGCCTACAGGAACCTCCAGGAGCTGGAGGCGTACTCGGAGAACACCCAGTCCTcgctgctctacctcctgttgGAGAGTCTCG GTGTGAAGAACGTTCATGCTGACCATGCAGCGAGCCACATCGGCAAGGCCCAGGGCATCGTCACCTGCCTGCGCGCCGTACCCTACCACAGCAGCAGGCGAAAGGTCTATCTGCCCATGGACGTCTGCATGCTG CATGGCGCCTCACAGGAAGACTTCATCCGTGGAAGCCGGGAGCAGAACGTACGCGACGTTACCTACGACATCGCCAGCCAAGCTCATGTTCACCTGGAACAC GCTCGGAGCTTCAGCAAAAACGTTCCTGCCTCTGCTGCCCCTGCATTCCTCCaaacggtacacacacacgcatgtcgCACGCACACAGTAAATTCAGCCGCGGTGAGACCTTCCTCACATTACACTATTggttcctcttcatcctcctcaccCGTCTGGTTTCTCCACCTCTTCCCACTGGTTGCTCCATTGACGTGA